A window of Mucilaginibacter paludis DSM 18603 contains these coding sequences:
- a CDS encoding aceric acid hydrolase: MITIKKIGLGVAGLVMACASMAQNKSLVNTSKSPYAVLSSVDMDGVTWTKGFWADRFKVCRDSMLPNLWKVYTDPAMGHATQNFEIAAGLDTGSHVGPPFQDGDFYKLIEGVASMYAVTKDPKLDALMDKTIALLAKAQRADGYIHTPTEIDERQNPNKAKAFADRLNFETYNLGHLMTAACVHYRATGKRNFLDIAIKATDYLYRFYKTASPELARNAICPSHYMGVVEMYRTTREPKYLELSKNLIDIRGLMKDGTDDNQDRIPFREQTQALGHAVRANYLYAGAADVYAETGDTTLMHTLNLVWNDVVNRKMYITGGCGAIYDGASPDGTSYLLKDVQQIHQAYGRDYQLPNFTAHNETCASVGNVLWNWRMLQLTGKAQYADVMELTLYNGMLSGISLNGKKFLYTNPLSVSDDMPFQQRWSKDRVDYIGYSDCCPPNVIRTIAEIGNYAYSISDKGVWVNLYGGNNLSTQLLKDGSKIKLSQQTDYPWDGKISIALNEVPAKAFSLFLRIPGWCGSGASVTVNGKAVNTILTPGQYAEINGKWHAGDKIELLLPMPVKMIEANPLVEEVRNQIAVKRGPVVYCVESAGMPKDKKVFSLSLSSKINLVPQKIVIDNSDIVALNGNATLENANWKNKLYREVSTKDLGTVDVQLIPYFAWGNRGHVEMETWIPFSK; this comes from the coding sequence ATGATTACAATAAAAAAAATTGGCCTTGGTGTGGCAGGCCTGGTAATGGCATGTGCATCGATGGCGCAAAACAAAAGTTTGGTAAATACCTCCAAAAGCCCGTATGCGGTTTTAAGCAGCGTAGATATGGATGGTGTAACCTGGACCAAAGGTTTTTGGGCCGACAGGTTTAAAGTTTGCCGCGATTCGATGTTGCCCAACTTATGGAAAGTTTATACAGACCCGGCTATGGGGCATGCTACGCAGAATTTTGAAATTGCCGCCGGACTGGATACCGGATCGCACGTTGGCCCCCCGTTTCAGGATGGCGACTTTTACAAGCTGATTGAAGGGGTAGCCAGCATGTATGCCGTTACTAAAGATCCTAAATTAGATGCCCTGATGGATAAGACCATCGCCTTGCTGGCTAAGGCCCAGCGCGCGGATGGCTATATCCATACACCAACCGAAATTGACGAACGCCAGAACCCTAATAAAGCCAAGGCCTTTGCCGACAGGTTGAATTTTGAGACCTATAATTTAGGCCACCTGATGACAGCGGCCTGCGTACATTACCGGGCTACAGGGAAAAGAAACTTTTTAGATATTGCCATTAAGGCGACGGATTACTTATACCGCTTTTATAAAACCGCATCGCCAGAGCTGGCACGTAACGCCATCTGCCCATCGCATTATATGGGCGTGGTGGAAATGTACCGCACCACGCGCGAGCCGAAATACCTGGAGCTATCCAAAAACCTGATAGACATCCGTGGATTAATGAAAGACGGTACCGATGATAACCAGGACAGGATTCCATTCCGTGAGCAAACCCAGGCTTTGGGGCATGCCGTCAGGGCCAATTATTTATATGCAGGCGCGGCTGATGTATATGCAGAAACTGGCGACACCACTTTAATGCATACCCTAAACTTGGTTTGGAACGATGTGGTTAACCGCAAAATGTATATTACCGGTGGCTGTGGAGCTATTTACGATGGAGCATCGCCCGATGGAACATCGTATTTACTGAAAGATGTGCAGCAGATTCACCAGGCTTACGGTCGCGATTACCAGTTACCTAATTTTACCGCCCATAACGAAACCTGTGCCAGCGTTGGTAATGTGCTATGGAACTGGCGAATGCTGCAATTAACCGGAAAGGCGCAGTATGCTGATGTGATGGAGCTTACCTTATATAACGGCATGCTGTCGGGCATCAGCCTGAACGGCAAAAAGTTTTTGTATACCAACCCGCTGAGTGTTTCGGATGATATGCCTTTTCAGCAACGCTGGTCGAAGGATAGGGTGGACTATATCGGTTATTCGGATTGCTGCCCGCCGAACGTGATCCGCACCATTGCTGAAATTGGCAACTATGCTTATAGCATATCCGATAAAGGTGTTTGGGTAAACTTATACGGCGGCAATAACCTGTCAACCCAGTTGTTGAAGGATGGCTCCAAAATAAAACTCTCCCAACAAACGGATTATCCCTGGGATGGTAAAATCAGCATAGCTTTAAACGAAGTTCCGGCAAAGGCGTTTTCTTTATTTTTGCGGATACCCGGATGGTGCGGCAGCGGTGCCAGTGTAACTGTTAACGGTAAAGCGGTGAATACAATTTTAACTCCGGGCCAATATGCAGAAATTAACGGCAAATGGCATGCAGGCGATAAAATTGAACTGTTGTTGCCGATGCCGGTGAAAATGATAGAAGCCAACCCGCTGGTAGAAGAAGTGCGTAACCAGATTGCTGTAAAACGTGGGCCTGTTGTTTATTGCGTTGAATCTGCCGGGATGCCCAAAGATAAAAAGGTTTTCAGTCTGTCGCTGTCGAGCAAGATCAACTTAGTGCCACAAAAAATCGTGATTGATAACAGCGATATTGTTGCTTTAAACGGCAATGCCACACTGGAGAATGCCAACTGGAAAAATAAGTTATATCGTGAAGTATCCACTAAAGATCTGGGTACAGTAGATGTACAGTTGATTCCGTATTTTGCATGGGGCAACCGTGGGCATGTGGAAATGGAAACCTGGATACCTTTTAGTAAGTGA
- a CDS encoding VIT domain-containing protein has protein sequence MKSLKYFFALLFVVLQTLTARAQTPQLTVDGKSNNGVKLQQLKIDVAIYGNISRTTWQMTFANSTSRVLEGTLTFPLKDGISVSRYALDINGKIREAVPVDRGKGAVVFESIERRRVDPGLLEKVEGNTFRTRIYPINPNSTRTVTIGYEEEIPLADNGNLKFNLPLNVKDTVKNFSLQVAVVQSAAAPITDNANSDELQFDKHQNTYSASIDKNDYVPNHSLSFSIPKPLDASEVVIQAQGNKYYYFINTRLQAKTISRPVSQHIGLLWDASLSGANRDIKKEFTLLDAYFKRVNNAEITLVTFGNTVLSTKAYTIDGGNWAQLKTDLEHVTYDGATNFGNVNLSKYAVDEFLLMSDGHQTFGEKNIKLGNRPVYCVNSATVADYSNLKLIALKSGGELIDLNKDDDKAALNKLTTQSLHFLGVKATDAVEENYPSLPVAVSGAFSVAGITRNPNQTITLQYGYGDKVAYEKTITLDLAKNGVEDINVARLWAQKKISELDINYEANRQEIESLGKRFCMVTRNTSLIVLETVYDYIQYEIEPPAELQAQYDMIMKQRGTDNTGTRRENVTTAVNMQSELSQWWAADTQAKAIKVTDEPSHPSSHVAESRQASGGQLQITGTVIAGNDKRPMPGATVRVSGQNTSTVTNASGEFTVNGRVGSIITVTAIGYQSKQIVVRNYALGRITLPIAANSLNEVMVVGYATQKRVSSSATVQALPDMEFKGMVAGVAISNTPTPGATDKIVIRGNASVTSPQPLYVVDGVAMGYIGGIKPTDITSVGILKDASATAVYGGRAANGVIMITTKKGKAQSPSADTVATDKNGGINITYNPAGADYLKLIQKVAKTDQYQKYLDLRQTFSSNPIYYFDVADYFIKTGHKEVGLRILSNLAELDLGSYELYKMLGYKLKQLGDFEGEVFAFKKVTELRPMDPQSYRDYGLALEEAGEHQKALDVLYDAMTRSYTAEADRLYNGIQEVFLPEINRIIALNKGKLNLSSIPKAIIKPVPVDVRIVMDWNMNNTDIDLWVTDPNNEKCYYSHNRTEIGGRISHDMTQGFGPEQFLLKKAIKGTYKIEINYYGDRQATIAGPTTIMAELFTHYGTPQEKKEIIVLQMKKGTNGAVYIGDLDFK, from the coding sequence ATGAAAAGCCTGAAATATTTCTTCGCACTGTTATTTGTTGTACTACAAACGTTAACCGCCCGTGCCCAAACGCCACAATTAACCGTGGATGGTAAAAGCAATAACGGCGTAAAACTGCAACAGTTAAAAATTGATGTTGCCATTTACGGTAATATCAGCCGCACTACCTGGCAAATGACTTTTGCCAACTCTACATCAAGAGTATTGGAGGGTACACTTACCTTTCCGTTGAAAGATGGTATTAGCGTGAGCCGTTACGCACTGGATATTAATGGCAAAATTCGGGAAGCCGTCCCGGTTGACCGTGGAAAGGGTGCTGTGGTGTTCGAGTCGATAGAGCGTAGGCGCGTCGATCCGGGCCTGCTTGAAAAAGTGGAGGGGAATACTTTCCGTACACGCATTTATCCTATAAACCCCAACAGCACACGCACGGTAACTATTGGTTACGAAGAGGAAATTCCATTGGCAGATAACGGAAATCTTAAATTTAATTTGCCGCTCAATGTAAAGGATACAGTTAAAAATTTTTCGCTCCAGGTAGCAGTTGTTCAAAGCGCGGCTGCCCCTATTACGGATAATGCCAATAGTGATGAGCTGCAATTTGATAAACATCAGAATACGTATTCCGCTTCTATCGATAAAAATGATTATGTGCCCAATCATTCCTTATCGTTCTCAATACCCAAGCCACTGGATGCAAGTGAGGTGGTGATACAAGCGCAAGGCAACAAATATTATTATTTTATCAACACAAGGCTACAAGCCAAAACGATTAGCAGGCCGGTTTCGCAGCACATTGGTTTATTATGGGATGCTTCGTTAAGTGGGGCAAACCGGGATATAAAAAAGGAGTTTACATTACTGGATGCTTATTTTAAACGGGTTAACAATGCCGAAATTACATTGGTAACTTTTGGCAATACCGTTTTAAGCACGAAGGCATACACAATTGATGGTGGAAACTGGGCTCAGCTTAAAACCGATTTGGAACATGTTACCTACGATGGGGCTACCAACTTTGGCAACGTCAATTTATCAAAATATGCGGTAGATGAGTTTTTGCTGATGAGTGATGGGCATCAAACCTTCGGCGAGAAAAATATCAAACTGGGCAATAGGCCTGTTTATTGTGTTAATTCAGCAACGGTTGCCGACTATAGTAATCTGAAACTGATTGCGCTTAAATCCGGCGGCGAACTGATCGACCTCAATAAGGACGACGATAAAGCGGCTCTAAACAAACTCACCACGCAATCTCTTCATTTTTTAGGTGTGAAAGCCACCGATGCGGTAGAAGAGAATTATCCCTCCTTGCCGGTTGCCGTAAGTGGCGCTTTTTCTGTCGCAGGTATCACCCGGAATCCCAATCAAACTATTACTTTACAATATGGCTATGGTGATAAGGTGGCTTACGAAAAAACAATAACGCTTGATCTGGCAAAAAACGGCGTTGAGGATATAAACGTAGCCAGGCTTTGGGCGCAGAAAAAGATAAGTGAACTGGATATTAATTATGAGGCCAACCGGCAGGAAATTGAATCGCTTGGAAAGCGTTTCTGTATGGTTACCCGGAATACATCGCTGATTGTTTTAGAAACCGTATACGACTATATACAGTATGAAATTGAGCCTCCGGCGGAGTTGCAGGCGCAGTATGATATGATTATGAAGCAAAGAGGGACCGATAATACCGGTACCCGGCGCGAAAACGTAACTACCGCTGTGAACATGCAGAGCGAACTGAGCCAGTGGTGGGCCGCTGATACACAAGCTAAAGCAATTAAGGTGACCGACGAACCGTCGCACCCGAGTAGTCATGTTGCCGAAAGTCGCCAGGCATCGGGAGGGCAATTGCAAATAACGGGTACTGTTATTGCCGGTAATGATAAGCGCCCAATGCCCGGCGCTACAGTACGGGTAAGCGGCCAGAATACCAGTACCGTAACCAATGCCTCAGGCGAGTTTACGGTTAACGGCAGGGTAGGCAGTATAATCACGGTGACTGCAATCGGATATCAATCCAAACAGATTGTTGTAAGAAATTATGCTCTCGGCAGAATTACATTGCCCATTGCCGCGAATAGTTTAAACGAGGTAATGGTTGTGGGATACGCAACACAAAAAAGGGTTTCGAGTAGCGCAACTGTTCAAGCTTTGCCTGATATGGAATTCAAGGGAATGGTGGCAGGGGTTGCTATATCCAATACGCCAACTCCAGGTGCAACTGATAAAATTGTGATCCGCGGTAATGCGAGCGTTACTTCTCCTCAACCATTATATGTGGTAGACGGCGTTGCGATGGGGTATATAGGCGGCATTAAACCCACCGACATCACGTCCGTCGGCATATTGAAAGATGCCAGCGCAACAGCCGTTTACGGAGGTAGGGCCGCCAATGGAGTGATTATGATTACTACAAAGAAGGGTAAAGCACAATCGCCCTCGGCAGATACCGTCGCAACGGATAAAAATGGGGGGATCAATATTACTTATAATCCTGCTGGGGCTGATTATTTAAAGTTGATTCAAAAAGTGGCCAAAACCGATCAATATCAAAAGTACCTGGATTTAAGGCAGACCTTTAGCAGCAATCCGATTTACTATTTTGATGTGGCAGATTATTTTATTAAAACCGGTCACAAAGAAGTTGGCCTCCGCATTTTAAGCAACTTGGCTGAGTTAGATCTGGGTAGTTACGAGCTATATAAAATGTTAGGTTACAAGTTAAAGCAGCTTGGCGATTTTGAGGGCGAGGTATTCGCCTTTAAAAAGGTTACAGAACTGCGCCCCATGGATCCGCAGAGCTATCGCGATTATGGATTGGCGCTGGAAGAAGCCGGTGAACACCAAAAAGCGCTGGATGTGCTTTATGATGCCATGACGAGGAGTTACACAGCAGAAGCAGACCGCCTTTACAACGGGATACAGGAGGTTTTTCTGCCCGAAATTAACCGCATCATCGCGCTGAACAAAGGTAAGCTCAATCTGTCATCAATCCCTAAAGCTATCATCAAACCCGTGCCGGTAGATGTGCGCATTGTAATGGATTGGAACATGAACAATACCGATATTGATTTATGGGTAACCGACCCTAATAACGAAAAATGTTATTATAGCCATAACCGCACCGAAATTGGAGGGCGCATTTCGCACGATATGACCCAGGGATTTGGCCCCGAACAGTTTTTATTGAAGAAGGCGATTAAAGGGACATACAAAATTGAGATCAATTACTATGGCGACAGGCAGGCCACCATTGCCGGGCCCACAACCATTATGGCCGAATTGTTCACCCATTACGGTACCCCACAGGAAAAGAAAGAAATTATAGTGTTACAAATGAAAAAAGGGACAAACGGTGCCGTTTACATCGGCGATTTGGATTTTAAGTAA
- a CDS encoding SRPBCC family protein produces the protein MKHNLQFDFIADKEKNKLTIRREFLATRQLVWDCYTKSELLNQWFAPKPFTTKQNQWILAKVGIGIMLW, from the coding sequence ATGAAACACAATCTGCAATTCGACTTTATTGCCGACAAAGAGAAAAACAAACTGACCATAAGGCGGGAGTTTTTAGCCACAAGGCAATTGGTTTGGGACTGTTATACCAAAAGTGAGTTGCTCAACCAATGGTTTGCTCCCAAGCCCTTCACCACCAAACAAAATCAATGGATTTTAGCGAAGGTGGGCATTGGCATTATGCTATGGTAG
- a CDS encoding YdeI/OmpD-associated family protein, which translates to MNPEVDFYFHKTDKWQAEINKLRMIILDCQLREELKWGTPCYTFQKRNIVLIHVFKEYCAVLFFKGALLSDSDGILIQQSENVQAARQVRFTHVQEIIELEPVLKAYIAEAIEVEKAGLKVEMKKTTEFAVPEEFQVKLDGHPSLNNAFKALTPGRQRAYLLHFSAPKQSKTREARVEKCMPLILDGKGLND; encoded by the coding sequence ATGAATCCTGAGGTTGACTTTTATTTTCATAAAACCGATAAGTGGCAGGCTGAAATCAACAAGTTAAGAATGATCATTCTGGACTGCCAGCTACGCGAAGAACTCAAATGGGGAACTCCCTGTTATACGTTTCAAAAAAGGAATATTGTATTGATACATGTATTTAAAGAATATTGTGCAGTGCTGTTTTTCAAGGGCGCCTTATTAAGTGATAGCGATGGTATCCTGATCCAACAAAGTGAGAATGTGCAGGCAGCTCGCCAGGTAAGGTTTACCCATGTTCAGGAAATAATTGAACTGGAGCCTGTTTTGAAAGCCTATATTGCCGAGGCTATTGAAGTGGAAAAGGCCGGGTTAAAGGTAGAAATGAAAAAGACCACAGAGTTTGCCGTTCCTGAAGAGTTCCAGGTTAAATTAGATGGTCATCCATCGCTGAACAATGCTTTTAAAGCTTTGACACCTGGCCGCCAACGAGCCTATCTCCTTCATTTTTCTGCTCCCAAGCAGTCCAAAACCCGCGAGGCAAGAGTTGAAAAATGTATGCCACTAATCTTGGATGGAAAGGGATTAAATGATTAG
- a CDS encoding SRPBCC family protein → MSNKIIITSTVNADIKKVWDYYTNPIHITKWNFADPSWQCPFASNDMRVGGKYSARMEAKDGSFGFDFEAIYDEIIEGESFIYTMPDGRQVTANFNNNGNRTDIIIKFDAEQQNPIEMQKNGWQAILDNFKNYVETN, encoded by the coding sequence ATGAGCAACAAAATTATCATTACCTCAACGGTAAATGCAGACATCAAAAAAGTATGGGATTATTATACAAACCCCATACACATCACAAAATGGAACTTTGCAGACCCATCATGGCAATGCCCTTTTGCCTCAAATGATATGCGGGTTGGTGGGAAATACTCTGCAAGGATGGAAGCCAAAGACGGAAGTTTTGGTTTTGATTTTGAAGCTATTTACGATGAAATTATTGAAGGCGAAAGCTTTATCTATACCATGCCCGACGGCAGGCAGGTAACAGCTAACTTTAACAATAATGGCAACCGAACCGACATTATAATAAAATTTGACGCGGAACAGCAAAACCCCATCGAAATGCAAAAAAATGGTTGGCAAGCTATACTTGACAATTTTAAAAACTACGTCGAAACAAACTAA
- a CDS encoding ArsR/SmtB family transcription factor has product MRRDIFQAIADPTRRAIIALIAIQAMTPNAIAEHFDTSRQAVSKHLRVLTECELVRQEHQGREIFYQLEIDKMKEIDKWLEQFRKIWETRFQQLDELLLTIKKQTP; this is encoded by the coding sequence ATGAGAAGAGATATTTTTCAAGCCATAGCCGATCCCACCCGCCGGGCCATCATCGCCTTAATTGCTATACAGGCCATGACACCTAATGCTATTGCTGAACATTTTGATACTTCGCGCCAAGCCGTTTCAAAACACCTGCGTGTATTAACAGAATGCGAACTGGTGAGGCAGGAACACCAGGGCCGCGAAATATTTTACCAGCTGGAAATTGATAAAATGAAAGAAATAGACAAATGGTTGGAGCAATTCCGGAAAATATGGGAAACACGCTTCCAACAACTCGACGAGCTCTTACTAACCATAAAAAAACAAACGCCATGA
- a CDS encoding DUF4279 domain-containing protein — translation MYKKENELNRNDEYGCSLLIETDEDHPAIITNLLQVEPSELIVKGSQKYNKNTGEVIAGKFNNRNLWILNVEKQVGSDEVHLNKPIEIMLDLLDKHQSSFLEVLDKYPKNHLLCYAYFYDYNPYFVLSKQLICRLSKYSIGIEFDTYYLVE, via the coding sequence ATGTACAAAAAAGAAAATGAACTTAATAGAAATGATGAATACGGATGTTCGCTGTTAATTGAAACAGACGAAGATCATCCTGCCATTATAACCAATTTATTACAGGTTGAACCTTCAGAACTAATTGTAAAAGGAAGTCAAAAGTATAATAAAAACACAGGGGAAGTAATTGCTGGAAAGTTTAATAATCGAAATCTTTGGATACTAAATGTGGAGAAGCAAGTTGGAAGTGACGAGGTACATCTAAACAAGCCTATAGAAATTATGCTTGATCTATTAGACAAGCATCAGAGTTCTTTTTTAGAGGTCTTAGATAAATATCCCAAGAATCACTTGTTATGTTATGCTTACTTTTATGATTACAATCCATACTTTGTTCTTAGTAAGCAATTAATTTGTAGGTTAAGTAAATATTCAATCGGCATTGAGTTTGATACTTACTATCTCGTTGAATAA
- a CDS encoding right-handed parallel beta-helix repeat-containing protein — protein MKKLLGFLVLSCAILSCQKSSTVNPASSAVAASVNLPAITSQSFASTTVTTEAALKTAVANAKPGDVITVSGTINLTSTLQLLVSGTASAKINLSGGTLNCSGISSGWGVKVNGSYWNIQNITIKNAPSCGIVFQSGGYNYAYKITSTGNKDSGIQVYNGAHDDNITYCTSSENYDTANGGENADGFACKLSAGQNNKFDHCTAYHNSDDGWDLYGQPYTVTITNCTSTNNGYGGSGDGNGFKLGSAGQSVPHTVTNCTSSNNTKSGYDGNGNTGHITTTGSSGSGNGYALFYRIY, from the coding sequence ATGAAAAAACTATTAGGATTTTTAGTGCTTTCGTGCGCTATTTTGAGTTGTCAAAAAAGTTCAACCGTAAACCCCGCCAGTAGCGCCGTGGCTGCAAGCGTAAATTTGCCTGCCATTACTTCGCAATCATTCGCCAGTACCACCGTAACCACCGAGGCGGCGTTAAAAACTGCGGTTGCCAATGCAAAGCCCGGCGATGTAATTACCGTTAGCGGTACCATTAACCTGACCAGCACCTTGCAATTGCTGGTAAGCGGCACTGCAAGCGCCAAAATCAACCTATCGGGCGGTACCCTGAATTGCTCGGGCATATCATCGGGCTGGGGTGTAAAAGTTAATGGCAGTTACTGGAACATCCAAAACATAACCATTAAAAACGCGCCAAGCTGTGGTATTGTATTTCAAAGCGGCGGTTACAACTATGCTTATAAAATAACATCAACCGGCAATAAAGACTCCGGAATACAGGTTTATAACGGCGCACACGACGATAACATCACCTACTGCACGTCATCTGAAAATTATGACACAGCCAACGGTGGCGAAAATGCAGATGGATTTGCATGTAAACTATCAGCCGGCCAAAACAACAAATTTGACCATTGCACTGCCTATCATAACTCTGACGACGGCTGGGATCTGTATGGCCAGCCTTATACCGTAACCATCACCAATTGCACATCAACCAATAACGGTTACGGTGGTTCTGGCGACGGAAACGGCTTTAAACTGGGTAGCGCAGGTCAGTCTGTACCACACACAGTTACCAACTGCACATCAAGTAATAATACAAAATCAGGCTATGATGGTAATGGCAACACCGGCCATATCACTACAACAGGCAGCAGCGGCAGCGGTAACGGATACGCTTTATTTTACCGCATTTACTAA
- a CDS encoding SRPBCC family protein, translating to MDFSEGGHWHYAMVELNGAEYWGYTAYIKIKPIDYYTSLDAFSNADGEINNDLPKAEWLVTFTDKDENALVETVVTYKSLSDLEQIIQMGMEQGMMATLEKLNELLLTLKKLK from the coding sequence ATGGATTTTAGCGAAGGTGGGCATTGGCATTATGCTATGGTAGAACTAAACGGTGCCGAATATTGGGGTTATACGGCGTACATAAAAATCAAACCGATTGACTACTATACCTCTTTGGATGCTTTCTCGAACGCGGATGGCGAAATTAATAATGACCTACCCAAGGCGGAGTGGCTGGTAACTTTTACCGACAAGGATGAAAACGCCTTGGTAGAAACTGTCGTTACCTATAAATCGTTATCGGATTTGGAACAAATTATTCAGATGGGCATGGAACAAGGTATGATGGCCACACTGGAAAAACTGAATGAACTATTATTAACCTTAAAAAAATTAAAATGA